The genomic stretch CGCAGTGGAGCGATTTATAGTTTTCTTCCACATGTTGGTCGGCACCGCAATTTTTGCAATGCAGCATGGAAATTTCCTCACTGTGCTTTTGAGAGCCCATTTCCTGCAAAAATGGCTGTAGCTCCAATTCCTCAAATCCGTTTTCACCCAATTCAATGGTCTCCTGGTGCCCACAATATTCACAACTGATACTTGTGGTGCCAGGCTTGTATTTGAGTTCCGCCCCGCAATTGGTACAGGCCTTTTTGAGTTCGGATTTTTTGATTTTTTGCTCTTCCATAGCTTCATTCCCGTGAAGGACGGGAATCATGATGGTTTATCGGATTGCTGCTCTCACAGGAATGATTGGGTGAAAAATGATTACTCTGTTGGTAATGGCGGTGGCGTATTGCCCCCCAAGAACGATTTCAACTCATCCACTTCTTTCAATGCCGTCCATGTGGACATGCCCTGTTTCCAAACCAAACTGTCGCGGTTAATGGTTCGCGCAGCAAATAGGGATTGCATTTGTTCAAAGCTCACGGGGCCGTGCTGTGTCCCGTTGGAAGCGTAATAATACATCGTTTGTGCAGGCATCGGGGGAGGTACTGCTCCACCAGAAGGCTGTGCCGCTTGTTGTGGGGCTGCTTGCGTGTTTCCGCCCATCATACCGCCCATTTGTTGGGCCAAAACAAACCCCATGCCCATGCCCATGCCGGCACCGGCGGTACCGCCTTCATTTTGGGCGGCTGCCTCAATGGCTTTGGCAGTTTTGAATTTGGTCAGTTTATCCAAATCAAGCTTATCGATGCGGCTGTACTCGAAGATTTCCTTTTTAAGGTCTTCCGGCATGGAGACGTTTTCGATATAGAATTTTTCCAAGGAAATCCCTACGCTTTCAAACTCGGGCGACATAACCTCCCGGCACGTGTCCGAAAGTTCGGTGGTGTTGGCAGCATAGAGTTCGATGGGCAAATTGGCCTGACCCACGGTATTCGTGAATCGCGTGGCAATCAAACTTTTTAAGTGCTCGTTGATTTCAAAATTGGTAAAGTTGCTGTCCGTACCTACAATATCTTTTATAAACTTTCCAGCATCGGAAATTTTAAAGGCATAGGTCCCGAAAGCTCGGATTTCCACCAGACCAAAGCGGTCATCACTTAAAGTGATGGGACTTTTGGTGCCCCATTTCTCATCGGTGAACAAGTGGGTGTTCACAAAATATACCTCCGCTTTAAAAGGAGAGTTGAATCCATATTTCCAACCCTTTAGGGTAGCCAGAATAGGCAAGTTTTGTGTGGTAAGGTCGTAAGTTCCCGGTCCAAATACGTCGGCGAGTTGGCCTTCGTTGATAAAAACGGCGGTCTGTCCTTCGCGAACAATCAGTTTGGCGCCATTCTTTATTTCATTTTGATAGCGCTCGAAACGGTGTGCAATGGTGTCGTCCGTATAGTCCAGCCACTCAACAATGTCAATAAACTCGTTGCTGAGTTTTTCCTTGATTTTTCCAAAAATATCCATGGTCGTGTTTTTAGTTTATTTGATGCTTAATTTATGAAAAATGGAGATTACTTCCGTTAGATTAGTGTGAAATGATCAGGTATTGTTACAGATGGGTAATAATTAAGAATAATATAAATCAAAAAAGGCAGCAAAAAGCTTGAATGTCGTGAAGGATATTAGACATTAAACCTTCTGCTACCTTATACAGATTGCCCTTGATGTTTGAGTATATGAGTTTTAAATAATAAGATAGTTAACTATCGGATAATTTTTTAATCACTTCATAATCCTTATGGTTTTTCACATGTTCCATGTTTAACAACTCGTTTAAGTCATCATCGGACAAACCGGCTCCTACTTTTTCTGAATCCTGTTTGATGACATACATAAGTGTTTCGGTAAAATCCGATCTTTTGGAAACTTCGGGATTCATAAAGGATTGATAACAAAAATCAGCTGTATATTGATGAAAATCAGAAACTCCATCCATAATTCCACCGTCATAAAGTGCTTCTTCTTCATCAATATCTTCCAGATCATCTTCAGAAAAGCCAGAATCCATCAAAAGGTCTTTTGCGGAAGGGGTCAAATCGATTAATTTTTTAATGGCTTCGCTCCATGGAGGGCGTTGTATTGCTTCAGTAGAAGAAAGTGTTTTCGCAGTGAGTTCTTTCAGCGTTACTATATGGTCATGAAAATAACCTCTATCATAGTCGCTGTTCTGGATTGCTTCTTCTGTTGGCGTTACCAAATCAATTTTTTCAAGTATTCTGTTGATTTCATTTAGCCACTCTTCATTAGAGGCATCTTTTCCAAGTTTGTTCCATTGAATATTTTCCATAATAAGTAGGTGTTAAGTTTTGGGGCAGCGCATCTAAATTTATATAATTTTTCTTTAACCTAAAGAGCCATAGGAGAATATAATTTAAAATGGATTAGCTATCTAACCTCAAAATCGGGCTGCCGATATCTTATATGGAATTGTACTGATTTAAAAAACCTCTTGATTTTCCTTAGGATTCTTCTATGAATTCTATATTGATAAGCCCCAAGACAATGAGGGTTAAAAAAATTGGAAAATCATAAATATTGGCTCTCTGATTGAAGAAAAACGAACCAATATTGTCACAGTTGGAAAAATAATCAGTCGATTTTACCTGCCGCTTTCAACATTTCCAATACCTTTTCCTTTGGAAGTGCCTTGATTTTGTGCCCATCCCAGCCAACCATTGTTTCGCCTGCAAAAAGGGAATTCAAAATAGCTTCCTCCGTGGCTTCGATGGTGGCCAAAAAGATTGGGGTCATGGCGTCATTCCGTAAGGTCGGCACCTTTTGAATAGAATTATCCGATTTATAGGGAATTCGGCATGCTTCCGCCGTGGAAACTGCAATCACATAATCGCCGCTTCCGTTGCTTGCAATACCTCCTGTTCTTGAAAGTCCCAGCATGGCTCTTTTGGCCAATCGTTCCAAATTTCTGGAATCTAAAGGAGCATCGGTCAGGACCACCATCATACAGGAACCATCAGGGGAGTATTTAAAACTGTCCGAATAGTGTCCCAATTTTTTGCCCACTTCCACACCGGCAATCTGCAGAACGCCACCAAAATTGGTCTGTACCAAAACACCTACGGTATAACCTCCGGATTTTTCAGGCAAAACTCTGGATGATGTGCCAATGCCACCTTTAAACCCAAAACAGACGGTTCCCGTGCCGGCTCCCACATTACCTTCGGCAACTGGGCCAGATTTTGCATTTTCAATAGCTTGAAGCACGTGTTCTTCCGTGATATGGCGCCCTCGGATATCGTTGAGGTAGCCATCGTTGGTTTCTCCCACCACGGCATTTACGGAGCGGACATTTTTGTTTTCAGGTTGACTGAGCGTGTAACCGATCAAGGCATTCATCGCTGTGGGGACGCTCAAAGTATTGGTCAGGATAATGGGTGTTTCCAAATTGCCCAGTTCCTTTACTTGGGTGTATCCGGCCAATTTTCCAAATCCGTTGCCAACATAAATCGCAGCAGGGACTTTTTCCTGAAAGATATTTCCGGAATGCGGCAAAATTGAAGTGACCCCCGTTCTTATGTCATCACCCTCAATCAGCGTGAAATGCCCCACTCGAACTCCGGGGACATCTGTAATGGCATTGAAAGTTCCGGGTTGTAGCACCCCGATTTCAATATTATGATCTCTGAGTCGGTTTTGTGATAGCATCAATAATGGAAATGTGAATAATAAAAAACAAAAATATTGATTTGATTTACCCATAATCCATCGATTAGCCTTTCAAAACACTTACCGTAACCAACAATTGTCCCACATGGCGCTGGCTGTGTTCCGCGGCATGAAAAAGTAATCCAATTACCGTAGTGGGCAGCTTTTTTCTTCCGACAAAGCGTTCGTCTGTAAGCGTCGTTTCGGAGACGGTCTTAAAATAATCCAGAGCCTCATTCACCTTGGTTTCAAAATTCAATATCAATTCTTGGGATGATGGTGCATCTTCCCCATTTGCCTCGTTTTTTAAGTATTGGAATTGTGCATCCGTCAAGCTTTCTTTTTTTACGTAGGTCAGTAATCGATCTAGAACGCCCGTCAAATGTTTGAGGTGAAACCCGACCGAAGCCCTGCCAAATGGTTTTTCCCAAAGTTTATCCTCGGGAAAATCGGAGACATACTGCCTTGCCTCCCGCACGGATTGCAATAGTGCGTGTGCGGCAGGTTGCAACAATGCGGGTACCTCTGGTATGGGGCCACTAAGCCAATACTCTTGGGTGGCTGACATAAAAAAACTATTTATTAAAAATTCCGATAATCCCCGGCCAAATATTTGTTGGCTTTTTCTTCTTTGAACTGTGCGGTTTCTGCATCCCAATGCAAGGTTTCACCCGGGAAACGACCTGCGATGGTGCCCAATAAAATGGTTTCGGTCAATCTGGCCGCATAATCAAAAGGAGCGGTTGTGGTATCCTTCCCCAAACAAGCGTCCACAAATTGGTGATAGTGCTTGGGGCCTTCGGTAGCATAATTTCGGATGGGTTCACCCAAATTGTTCTCTTCGGAAACCTTGGCGATTTCTTTGGAAATGTCCACGTATTTTCCTTTTCGTATTTTCTTTGGCAATTGCATAAAGTGGGGCAACAACAATCGTCCTTTCGTTCCGACAAACATAGCTCCTTGTTCCGGCAATTCGTTTTCTCCTGCTACTCCGGCGTCCAAGGAGATACTGTTTCCGTCACTTTTTTTGGCAGCTGCGTTGTCCTTCTTCATTTCCATTCCGGGCAACATCAGGTCTTCGTGCATTTCTGGAACGCCTGGTCCATCGTACCAAATCCATTTCAGGGATTTACCCGTGTATTTTGTTCCGGGGAACTCGTAAGTAACTTTGTTGTTTTCCGGAAAACCGAAACCGTTCGTAGGTCGGCATTCTGTCATTATGGTTCTGGGCACATCCAGCTCCAAAGCATTGTAAGGGGTGTCAAAAATATGGACTCCCATATCACCCAAGGTGCCACAGCCATAATCCATCAATTTTCTCCAATTTCCAGGGTGGTACATACCATCCTTATAAGGTCTTTCTTTGGAGGTGCCCAACCAGAGGTTCCAGTCCAATCGTTCCGGTACAGGGTCTTCGCCTTCCGGTAACGGGCCGTCATATCCCCAATTTTTGGGGGACCACGCGTGTACGGTATGTACTTTTCCTATAATACCGGACTGAATCAAAAGTGTGGCGAGTTTGTAATCGTAAAAGGAATGCACCTGGATGCCCATTTGCGTGATCAATCCTTTTTCTGCAGCCACTTTTTTCATCTCTCTGGATTCGGACACGTAGTGGGTCAATGGTTTTTGACAGTACACAGGCTTGTCCATGTGCATGGCCATCAATGAAGCAGGTGCGTGGGTATGGTCGGGTGTTGATACGATAACGGCATCGATTTCGTCCCCCATTTCTTCCAACATGGCACGGTAATCAAAAAAGATACGTGCCCCAGGGTGCATTTTGTGCGCTGCCGATAGATTTAAGGCATCTACATCACAAAGCGCAACCACTTCCACTGCTTCGTGGGAAGAAACGGCTTTTAAATCCTCCATCCCCATATTGCCGACTCCAATGTGTGCCGTTCTTAGTTTGTCTTTAGGAAATCCTGCTTTTAAAATAGATGGGGCAAACATTATTCCAAGTGCTCCCACACTACTTTTCTTGATAAATTCTCTTTTGTTCATGGTTTGGAGGTTATAGTTTTTTAATCTTTATGTTTCTGAACCAAATTGGGCTGGAGTGATCTTGCAAAGCAATATAGCCCGTTTTGTATTTTCCGTAGTCGGGAGCATTGTCCCATTTTCCCGATGCTTTTTTAGTGTTCCATTCTTCGGACCACGGCACAAATTCCAATAGTTTTTTGCCGTTGAGCCAGTGTTCCACCTTTTCGGGCGTGAACACGATTTTGGAGGAGTTCCATTCTCCTACGGGATTCAGTTGTTTCTTTGATTCATCCGCTGTGTGCATAGCGTAATCGGCACCTGTTTTCTGCCAGTCCTGAAGCAGTTCTGGGTGCTCGGCACCAAATTGCGAGTTGTATCCTGTTAGATCATGGATGTCGGCATAGTTTTCATCATCTATAATTTGATATTCGGGAGACACTTCGGGCGGTCCGTCATATCCTTCTTTTACATGGTAAAAAATGCCGCTATTGGCTCCTTCGGGAATTTTCCACTCCAGATAGAGTTCAAAATTATCGAACTCTTCCGCGCCATAAATAATATCTTTTCCACCGGTATAATCCTGTTCCAGACCCAGTTCGGTATCAAAAGTGAGGACACTGTCCTTTATGGTCCATCCGGGCGGGAGGGAATCCATATTGTAGCCGCGCCATCCTTCCAAACTTGTACCATCAAAAAGATAGGTCCATTCGGATTGTTTTTCTTCGGGTTGTGGAGTTGCTGTTTCTTCTTTTTTGTTAGGTTGGTTTTTACAAGCTGCAACCATCAAAAGTAGGATTGCGAGCTTAAAAAATTTGAGCATGGTTTAGTTTTTGAGTTTTATATGCGAGGTTAAAGTACAAAATATTGGACAACTTTTTTGCTGCATTTTCACTACATTTAAGGCTGACTAACTCAACACTTTAAAAATGAAGACTTGCTTTTTCAAAATTGGTATGCTCTTGCTTACCGCTACATTGTTTATTACCCCCATGCATTCCCAGCGCAGGAACAAAAAACAAAGCGCACCACAGTACCCTGAAGAATTGTACTCAAGTTTGGAATACCGATTGATCGGTCCATTCCGTGGTGGACGTTCCGGAACCGTTGCTGGAGTGCCCGGTGAACCCCATTTGTATTATTTTGGAGCCACAGGCGGTGGAGTATGGAGAACCAAAGATGGTGGAGGAACCTGGGAAAATATTTCCGATGGCTATTTTGGTGGAAGTATCGGTGCCGTTGAGGTGGCGCAAAGCGACCACAATGTGATCTATGTAGGTGGAGGGGAGCAAACTGTTCGCGGCAACGTTTCCTCTGGTTATGGCGTTTGGAAAACCGAGGATGCCGGAAAAACATGGAAATCCTTGGGCCTAGACAAAAGCCGTCATATTTCCCGAATGCGAGTTCATCCGGAGAATGCGGATATTGTTTATGCCGCGGTAATGGGCAATTTGTACAAGCCCACCGAAGAGAGAGGTGTTTATAAAAGTACGGATGGAGGTGAGTCATGGAAAAAAGTGCTTTTTGCCAACGATATGGCCGGAGCGGTCGATCTGACATTTGACCCGAACAACCCACGAATTTTGTATGCATCAACCTGGAGAATTGAACGAACTCCCTATAGTTTGAACAGTGGCGGAGAAGGTTCAGCATTATGGAAAAGTACCGATAGCGGAGAAACATGGACGGAGATTTCCAAAAACGAAGGTTTCGCGACCGATACTTTGGGAATCATCGGTGTGGCCGTTTCGCCCCAAAACAGCAATAGGGTGTGGGCCATGGTGGAAAACAAGGAAGAGGGAGGTCTGTACCGCTCGGAAGATGCAGGAAAAACCTGGTCCCTCGTAAACAGTGACAGAAGCTTGAGACAACGTGCTTGGTACTATACCCGAGTTTATGCAGACACCAATGATGAAGATGTGGTTTATGTGCTGAATGTGAGCTATCATAAAAGTGCGGACGGAGGAAAAACCTTTGAATCTTCCAATGCACCGCACGGCGATCATCACGACCTTTGGATTGCCCCGGAGGATTCCGACCGTATGATCATGGCCGATGATGGTGGTGCACAGGTAAGTTATGATGGTGGGGAAACCTGGAGCACCTATCACAACCAACCCACTGCACAATTTTATAGAGTCACTACGGATAATGCATTCCCATACAGAATTTATGTAGCACAGCAAGACAACTCCACGCTTAGAATCAATTACAGAAGTGATGACGGTTCCATTGGAGAGGACGATTGGGAAGAAACCGCTGGTGGTGAGTCCGCTCACATTGCTGTGGACCCAATCAATGATGATATTGTTTATGGAGGCAGCTACGGTGGATTATTGACCAGGGTGAACCATGCGAAAAATACAGCTAGGGCAGTTAACGTATGGCCGGACAATCCCATGGGCCACGGAGCCGAAGGGATGAAGTACCGTTTTCAGTGGAACTTCCCCATCATGTTCAGCAAACATGACCCCAATAAATTGTACACCTTCTCCAATCATGTGCACATGAGCACCAATGAAGGTCAGAGTTGGGAGTTGTTGAGCGGTGACCTAACCAGAAATGACCCGACAAAATTGGTGTCCAGCGGTGGACCCATTACACAGGATAATACCAGTGTGGAATATTACTGTACCATTTTTGCTGCCAACGAAAGTCCATTGAAAGAAGGATTATTGTGGGTGGGCAGTGATGATGGTTTGATTCATATGACCAAAGACGGTGGTCAAACTTGGGAAAACGTTACCCCGCCAAGTATGCCCGAATGGAACATGATCAACAGCATTGAACCTTCCGCTTTTGATGAAGGGACTTGCTACGTAGCAGCCACGCGTTACAAGTTGGGAGATTTTGCTCCATACCTTTACAAAACCACCGATTATGGTCAAACTTGGACCAAAATCACCGACGGAATCGAAGATGAGCACTTTACCCGTGTGGTACGAGAAGACCCAAAAAGAAAAGGGTTGTTGTATGCAGGTACGGAAACCGGTATGTACATCTCTTTCAATGATGGAGCCCACTGGGAAAAGTTTCAATTGAACTTGCCCATTGTGCCCATTACCGATTTGACCATCAAGGATGATAACTTGATCGTGGCCACCCAAGGTAGAAGTGTTTGGGTGATTGATGACTTGACAGTTTTGCACCAATTGGATGATGCCACAAAATCTGCAGATGCCATTTTGTACAAACCAAGGGACAGTTACCGTACCAAAGGTAGAGCTGCGAGGAAACCATCAAAGACAGAAGGTGAAAACTTGGCCAACGGAGTGATAACCCATTTTTACTTGAAAGATTTCTCCGAAAAGGACAGCGTGGCACTGACCTATACCAAAATGAATGGGGATACGTTGGCCACTTATAGCACCTACGCCAAGGAAAAAGACAAAAAACTGGAGGCCAAAAAAGGAGGGAACACCTATGTTTGGGACACCCGAGGTAAAGGCGCAGAGAAATTGGACGGTATGATTTTATGGTGGGCCAACCTAAGCGGCCCAAAAGCAGTTCCGGGAACATACAAAGTCAGCCTGAACGTGAACGGGAACGATCAAACGGAAAACTTCACCATCCTTCCCGATCCAAGGGCAGAGGTTACCGTGGCCGATATGCAGAAGCAATACGACTTCATCACCGAGGTGAACGAAACCGTGGACAGGGCGCATCAATCCATCAAAAAGATCAGGGCCATCAATGGCAAATTGGACGAATTCATCAAAAAGTACAAGGATGATGAATCAACAAAAGCTTTGGTGGAGAAAGCCGAAAAAATGAAGGAAGAATTCAGTTCCATTGAAAAAGAACTGTATCAGACCAAAAACAGAAGCGGTCAGGACCCATTGAATTTTCCCATCAAACTGACCAATAAATTGGCGCACTTGAACAGTTTGGTCTCCATTGACGATTTCCCTCCAACGGAACAGGATATTGCCGTTAAAAATGAAATGTCAGGCAAAATCAACGAGCAATTGGAAGCATTTGATGCCTTGGTCGACGAGGAGATTTCAGCTTTCAACAATGAGTTCAATCAACTCAAATTGAACTATTTGAGCATCGAAGAATAAATAAACAACGCCCTTATGTTTTGCATAGGGGCTTTTTATTTGTACAACATTCCGCAACGATACAAATCAACCATCACCATGAAAAAAGGACTGCTTCTTTTGCTAAGTGCCCTATTCGGCACGCTCTCATTTGCACAGACCGCCAACGATTATTTTGAACCCATGAAATTCAGGAACATCGGACCGTTTAGGGGCGGACGTTCCGTAACCGCAAGTGGCGTTGTGGGCGATCCGCTCACCTATTATATGGGTACAACGGGAGGTGGCCTCTGGAAAACCACCAATGCCGGAGGACAATGGGAGAACATATCGGACGGATTTTTTGAAATGGGTTCCGTGGGTGCTGTCGCCGTGGCCCAATCCAGCCCTCATATTGTGTATTGCGGTATGGGGGAGCATGCCCCAAGAGGTGTCATGACCTCTTATGGAGATGGTATGTATAAATCCAACGATGGAGGGAAAACGTGGATCAAACTAGGTTTGGAAAAAACGCAGCACATTTCCCGTATCATTGTCAATCCGATCAACCCTGACATTGTCTACGTAGCCGCCCAGGGCGCTTTGTACGCTCCCAATGAGGAAAGAGGGGTGTACCGTTCCATGGATGGCGGAAAAACGTGGGAGAAGATTCTATATGTGGATGAAGGTACGGGCGCTGCAGAACTTTCTATGGATGCCAACAACCCTTTGGTGTTGTATGCGGCCATGTGGGATCATCAACGTAAGCCCAACAAAGTGATCAGTGGCGGGCCTGGAAGCGGATTGTACAAAAGCACCGATGGAGGGGATACTTGGAAAGAAATGATCGAAGGACTTCCCGAAGAGAAAGGAAAAATGGCCATTGCAGTTAGCCCTTCCAACTCCGATAAAGTGTATGCCTTGGTAGAAAGTGATTCCAATCAAGATAAAGGAGGCTTATTTGTTTCGAACGATGCTGGAGATAGCTGGCATATGGTGAGCGGCGACAACCGATTGGTACAGCGCGCTTGGTACTATATCGAAGTGTTTGCCGACCCCAATGATGAAGATACCGTGTATGTGTTGAGCGCCTCCATGTTCCGTTCCGAAGATGGCGGAAAAACGTGGGAGACCATTTCCGTGCCCCATGGGGATACGCACGATTTATGGATCAATCCCAAAAACTCTAAGAACATTTTGTTGGCGGACGATGGCGGGGCAACCATTTCTTTTGATTATGGCGAAAATTGGACGCTGCAGGACAATATGCCAACCGCGCAGTTTTACAGGATCAGTACGGATAACCTGTTTCCTTACAATATCTACGGAGGGCAGCAGGACAACACTTCCGTGAAAATCGCAAGTCTTTCCGTAGGTCGATGGAGCATCAACCAAGAGGATTGGCACTATGCCGCAGGAGGGGAAAGTGCCTTTTTGGCCTTTGATCCCGATAACCCTCGCTATATGATGGGTGGAAGTTATTTGGGAACCATTGAGTTGTTGGATATGGATTCCAAAATGTCCAGCAATGTGATGGCAGCACCCATTCAATATTTGGGACGTGATGCCCGTGACATGAAATACCTTTATAATTGGAACGCACCCATTATTTGGTCGCAGCACGAGCCTGGAACATTTTATCACGGGGCACAACTGGTTTTGCGCACCAGGGACAATGGAGTGACTTGGGAAGAAATTTCACCCGATCTTACCCGAGATCAAGATGAATTCCAAGGTAAAGGTGGCGGACCCTATACGAACGAAGCTGTAGGTGCCGAAAACTATGGAACCTTGGCCTACATCATCGAATCACCCCATGAAGCAGGGGTTTTGATCACCGGTAGTGATGACGGTTTGGTGCACATTACCAAAAACGGCGGAGAATCATGGGAAGACATTACCCCGAAGGACTTAAAGGAATGTTTGGTGAACGCCATTGAGGTGTCCCCGCACGATCCAAGTACCATTTACATCGCCACCACGCGTTACAAGTTCAACGACTATACCCCTGGATTGTACAAGAGCACCGATTACGGGAAAAGCTGGTCCAATATTAGTGAAGGCATTCCCTACGGGGCCTTTACACGGGTAGTGCGTGAAGACCAAGAGCAAAAAGGGCTGTTGTATGCAGGTACCGAGAAAGGGCTCTATGTTTCTTGGAACGATGGTAAAAAATGGGAATCCTTGCAATTGAATCTGCCCAAAACACCGATTACGGACTTAAAAGTGAATCAAGGGGATTTGATTGTGGCCACTTCGGGAAGGAGCTTTTGGATTTTGGACAACATCACCACACTTTCCCAGCACAAGGGCAACACCGACGAGCTAAAAATATATAAGCCAGAAGAAGCCATTCACGGGTATTGGGGAAGTCAGATGAACAGTTCTACCAAAAGTGTGGCTGGAACCAATCCTTTTGAAGGGGTCAACCCGGCCAATGGGATGGTGATCTACTATAACCTTCCCGAAAAAATGGATTCCACCGAAGTGACG from Flagellimonas oceani encodes the following:
- a CDS encoding VPS10 domain-containing protein; this translates as MKTCFFKIGMLLLTATLFITPMHSQRRNKKQSAPQYPEELYSSLEYRLIGPFRGGRSGTVAGVPGEPHLYYFGATGGGVWRTKDGGGTWENISDGYFGGSIGAVEVAQSDHNVIYVGGGEQTVRGNVSSGYGVWKTEDAGKTWKSLGLDKSRHISRMRVHPENADIVYAAVMGNLYKPTEERGVYKSTDGGESWKKVLFANDMAGAVDLTFDPNNPRILYASTWRIERTPYSLNSGGEGSALWKSTDSGETWTEISKNEGFATDTLGIIGVAVSPQNSNRVWAMVENKEEGGLYRSEDAGKTWSLVNSDRSLRQRAWYYTRVYADTNDEDVVYVLNVSYHKSADGGKTFESSNAPHGDHHDLWIAPEDSDRMIMADDGGAQVSYDGGETWSTYHNQPTAQFYRVTTDNAFPYRIYVAQQDNSTLRINYRSDDGSIGEDDWEETAGGESAHIAVDPINDDIVYGGSYGGLLTRVNHAKNTARAVNVWPDNPMGHGAEGMKYRFQWNFPIMFSKHDPNKLYTFSNHVHMSTNEGQSWELLSGDLTRNDPTKLVSSGGPITQDNTSVEYYCTIFAANESPLKEGLLWVGSDDGLIHMTKDGGQTWENVTPPSMPEWNMINSIEPSAFDEGTCYVAATRYKLGDFAPYLYKTTDYGQTWTKITDGIEDEHFTRVVREDPKRKGLLYAGTETGMYISFNDGAHWEKFQLNLPIVPITDLTIKDDNLIVATQGRSVWVIDDLTVLHQLDDATKSADAILYKPRDSYRTKGRAARKPSKTEGENLANGVITHFYLKDFSEKDSVALTYTKMNGDTLATYSTYAKEKDKKLEAKKGGNTYVWDTRGKGAEKLDGMILWWANLSGPKAVPGTYKVSLNVNGNDQTENFTILPDPRAEVTVADMQKQYDFITEVNETVDRAHQSIKKIRAINGKLDEFIKKYKDDESTKALVEKAEKMKEEFSSIEKELYQTKNRSGQDPLNFPIKLTNKLAHLNSLVSIDDFPPTEQDIAVKNEMSGKINEQLEAFDALVDEEISAFNNEFNQLKLNYLSIEE
- a CDS encoding DinB family protein, which encodes MSATQEYWLSGPIPEVPALLQPAAHALLQSVREARQYVSDFPEDKLWEKPFGRASVGFHLKHLTGVLDRLLTYVKKESLTDAQFQYLKNEANGEDAPSSQELILNFETKVNEALDYFKTVSETTLTDERFVGRKKLPTTVIGLLFHAAEHSQRHVGQLLVTVSVLKG
- a CDS encoding SPFH domain-containing protein — its product is MDIFGKIKEKLSNEFIDIVEWLDYTDDTIAHRFERYQNEIKNGAKLIVREGQTAVFINEGQLADVFGPGTYDLTTQNLPILATLKGWKYGFNSPFKAEVYFVNTHLFTDEKWGTKSPITLSDDRFGLVEIRAFGTYAFKISDAGKFIKDIVGTDSNFTNFEINEHLKSLIATRFTNTVGQANLPIELYAANTTELSDTCREVMSPEFESVGISLEKFYIENVSMPEDLKKEIFEYSRIDKLDLDKLTKFKTAKAIEAAAQNEGGTAGAGMGMGMGFVLAQQMGGMMGGNTQAAPQQAAQPSGGAVPPPMPAQTMYYYASNGTQHGPVSFEQMQSLFAARTINRDSLVWKQGMSTWTALKEVDELKSFLGGNTPPPLPTE
- a CDS encoding P1 family peptidase, producing the protein MLSQNRLRDHNIEIGVLQPGTFNAITDVPGVRVGHFTLIEGDDIRTGVTSILPHSGNIFQEKVPAAIYVGNGFGKLAGYTQVKELGNLETPIILTNTLSVPTAMNALIGYTLSQPENKNVRSVNAVVGETNDGYLNDIRGRHITEEHVLQAIENAKSGPVAEGNVGAGTGTVCFGFKGGIGTSSRVLPEKSGGYTVGVLVQTNFGGVLQIAGVEVGKKLGHYSDSFKYSPDGSCMMVVLTDAPLDSRNLERLAKRAMLGLSRTGGIASNGSGDYVIAVSTAEACRIPYKSDNSIQKVPTLRNDAMTPIFLATIEATEEAILNSLFAGETMVGWDGHKIKALPKEKVLEMLKAAGKID
- a CDS encoding Gfo/Idh/MocA family protein; translated protein: MNKREFIKKSSVGALGIMFAPSILKAGFPKDKLRTAHIGVGNMGMEDLKAVSSHEAVEVVALCDVDALNLSAAHKMHPGARIFFDYRAMLEEMGDEIDAVIVSTPDHTHAPASLMAMHMDKPVYCQKPLTHYVSESREMKKVAAEKGLITQMGIQVHSFYDYKLATLLIQSGIIGKVHTVHAWSPKNWGYDGPLPEGEDPVPERLDWNLWLGTSKERPYKDGMYHPGNWRKLMDYGCGTLGDMGVHIFDTPYNALELDVPRTIMTECRPTNGFGFPENNKVTYEFPGTKYTGKSLKWIWYDGPGVPEMHEDLMLPGMEMKKDNAAAKKSDGNSISLDAGVAGENELPEQGAMFVGTKGRLLLPHFMQLPKKIRKGKYVDISKEIAKVSEENNLGEPIRNYATEGPKHYHQFVDACLGKDTTTAPFDYAARLTETILLGTIAGRFPGETLHWDAETAQFKEEKANKYLAGDYRNF
- a CDS encoding 3-keto-disaccharide hydrolase: MLKFFKLAILLLMVAACKNQPNKKEETATPQPEEKQSEWTYLFDGTSLEGWRGYNMDSLPPGWTIKDSVLTFDTELGLEQDYTGGKDIIYGAEEFDNFELYLEWKIPEGANSGIFYHVKEGYDGPPEVSPEYQIIDDENYADIHDLTGYNSQFGAEHPELLQDWQKTGADYAMHTADESKKQLNPVGEWNSSKIVFTPEKVEHWLNGKKLLEFVPWSEEWNTKKASGKWDNAPDYGKYKTGYIALQDHSSPIWFRNIKIKKL